The Delphinus delphis chromosome 2, mDelDel1.2, whole genome shotgun sequence genome contains a region encoding:
- the LOC132419626 gene encoding eosinophil cationic protein-like — MVPREQNAQLPLFLLLGLLGVVISLHAQLTPAQRFQIQHLNMAHRRCDDAMRVVNRYRRACKGENTFLHTTFAAVARVCHTRNVTCPRSRRTNCHRSPHRVLVTYCNLRRKANDYRNCRYRRRSKRKIYIIACGNRLPQDNARYPLVPVHLDGIV, encoded by the coding sequence ATGGTTCCAAGAGAGCAGAATGCCCAGCTTCCTCTCTTTTTGCTGCTGGGGCTCTTGGGAGTGGTGATCTCACTCCACGCCCAATTAACCCCGGCTCAGAGGTTTCAGATTCAGCACCTAAATATGGCCCACCGTCGATGCGATGATGCAATGCGGGTGGTTAACCGTTACAGAAGGGCATGCAAAGGTGAAAATACTTTTCTCCACACAACGTTTGCTGCCGTAGCTCGTGTTTGTCACACCAGAAATGTAACCTGCCCTAGATCACGCAGGACGAATTGTCATAGAAGCCCACATCGAGTGCTTGTAACCTACTGCAACCTCAGAAGAAAGGCAAACGATTATAGGAACTGCCGTTATAGACGGAGAAGTAAGCGGAAGATCTACATCATTGCGTGTGGAAACAGATTACCACAGGACAATGCCAGGTACCCCCTGGTTCCAGTTCACTTGGATGGCATCGTCTAA